A region of the Flavobacteriaceae bacterium MAR_2010_188 genome:
TACTCCCCCAACAAAGAACGAGGTGTTTACAAAACTACAGACGGAGGAAAATCCTGGAAACAGACCCTTTTTGTGGATGACATGAGCGGTATCATTGATATGCAGCATTCTCCAAATAATTTTGATGTGATGTTTGCTTCATCTTGGACAAAAGATAGAAAAGCATGGAATTTCGATGGCAATGGAGAGAATTCTGCCATTTATAAGAGTACGGATGGTGGTGATAATTGGACAAAGATTTCTACCCCAGAAAGTGGTTTCCCAACCGGCACAGGGGTAGGGAGAATAGGGTTTGCAGTTTACGATGACAATACCGTTTATGCAATTCATGATAGCCAGTTTCGTAGAGAAGAGGCTGATGATAAGGCAGAGTCCAGAGGGCTTTCAAAGGAAGACTTTAAAGATATGGATGTGCAAACATTCTTGAAATTAGAAGATGCTAAACTAGATACGTTTTTGGAAGATAACGGCTTTCAAGATAAATATAAGGCTAAATCAGTAAAGGATATGGTGAAAGGAAACACAGTTAAACCTGCTGACCTTGCCAAATATTTAGAAGATGCCAATGCCCTATTGTTTGATTCTCCTGTAATCGGAGCCGAAATCTATAAAAGTACAGACGGCGGCAAGTCTTGGAAAAAAACACATGATGGCTTTTTAGAAGATTTATATTATAGCTATGGTTATTATTTTGGCCACGTGCATGTGTCTCCAGAAAATCCTGATCACATTTACACTTACGGGGTGCCGATTTTAAAATCTAAGGATGGAGGCAAAACGTTTGAATCGATAGATGGACCAAATGTACATTCTGACCATCACGCATTGTGGATCGATCCAAAAAACCCCAACCATCTAATAAATGGAAATGACGGTGGTATTAATATAAGTTATGACGACGGCGAAAATTGGATCAAAAATAACTCTCCAAGCGTTGGGCAGTTTTATTTTATAAACACGGATAACGAAAAGCCTTATAATGTTTATGGCGGACTACAGGATAATGGCGTTTGGGTAGGGCCTCACACCGCTACTGAAAGTGCAAGATGGTACGATAGTGGACAATACCCATGGGAAAGTATAATGGGTGGCGACGGTATGCAGGTACAGATAGATAATCGCGATGCCAATATTGTTTATACCGGATTTCAATTTGGAAGCTATTACCGATTAAATCGTAAAACCAATGAAAGAACATCTATACAACCAAAACACGAATTAGGTGAGAATCCATATCGTTTCAATTGGCAGTCCCCTATTCTTTTGTCTCCCCACAATCAAGATATCGTCTATTTTGGAGCAAATAAACTATTTAGGTCTCTAGACAAAGGCGATAATTGGAATGCTATAAGTGAGGATTTGACCAAAGGAGGTAAAAAAGGAAATGTTGCTTACGGAACATTAACTACCATAAGCGAGAGTCCGTTTCAGTTTGGTCTTATCTATACTGGTTCCGATGATGGGAATATAAATGTTACGATGGATGGGGGTGCAAGCTGGAAAAATGTTTCAACTAAATTACCAGCTGAACTTTGGGTATCTAGAGTAGTCGCTTCGGCACATAAAAAAGAAAGAGTTTATGCTTCATTAAATGGTTATCGTTCTGATGATTTTAGGGTTTACTTATATAAGAGTGAAGACTTCGGAAATACTTGGACGTCAATTAGCGATGACATCCCAATGTCTCCAGTGAATGTTATCACTGAAGATCCAGCTAACGAAAATATTCTATATGTTGGGACTGACAATGGTGCGTATGTTTCATTTAATATGGGAAATAGTTGGGAAGCTTTTTCTAGTGGTCTGCCGAGCGTTGCGGTGCACGACATTAAAGTTCAGGCAGGACAGAAAGACCTTTTATTAGGTACCCACGGCAGAAGTATTTATATCGCAGATATTGAAGCGCTTCAAGGAATGAATGAATCTAAAATGAATGAAGACCTGGTAGTATTTAATGTTGATGATGTTAGAGGTTCTTCTAGATGGGGCTCTAAATGGGGAGAATGGTATGATTCCTTTGAGCCATCGATCAACATTGGTTATTATTCAAAGAATTCAGGTAAAAAGAAAATTCAGATAAAATCGGATAAAGGAACTATCTTAAAAGAAATCGATGCCGATGCTGCAAAAGGTTTCAATTATATAGATTATGACCTTTCAATTTCAGAGGATTCTCAAAAGAAACTGATGAAAGAAAATCCATCAATCGAGATAAAAAAGGCAGATAATAAGAAATATTATCTTCCAAAAGGAACTTATACCATTGCAATAGCAGGGAAGGAAACCAAGTTCGAAATCAAATAGCGCATAATTAGCAATAAATACCAATATTGAAAATTTCAATGATGTATTTGTACCATATCTTTTGTCTATAAAACCTCTGAGGCGTACCTTTGTACCCTATTAAAATCAACTTCGACATATGAGCGGAATTTTTAATTCTACAATTGGCAGAAAGTTTGCCATGGCGCTTTCGGCCATCTTCCTTATGATATTTTTATTGCAGCATTTTGTAATAAATTTTACCTCGGTTTTTGGACCAGATACCTTTAATGCAACCTCCCACTTTATGGGAACTTTTTGGGCGGTACAATATACATTGCAGCCAATTCTTATTGCTGGTGTTATTTTTCACTTTGTGATGGGCTTTATACTGGAGATAAGAAATAACAACGCTAGAAGAAAAAACTACGTTAAATACAGAGGAGAAGCAAATTCATCTTGGATGAGCCGAAACATGATCTGGACGGGGCTTACCATCCTGGCCTTTCTTGGACTACATATTTACGATTTTTGGCTTCCAGAGATTACCACTAAGTACTTTGATGGTGATCTGAGTGGTTTGGCCGCGGACGGCGTCACTTTCAGATATTATGAGGAGATGCACCATAAATTTGCGGATTTATGGAGGGTTATAATTTACTGTGTTTCGTTTATATTTCTATCCCTTCATTTATTGCACGGTTTCAACTCTGCATTTCAATCGATAGGAGCTTATAATATCTACAGAAAATCAATGATGGGTATCGGAAAAGCCTACGCCATCATTATCCCGGCAGGATTTATTTTTATCGCACTTTTCCATTACTTTAATCAATAAAATATGGCATTAGATTCTAAAATACCTAAAGGTCCATTAGCAGAAAAGTGGACAAATCATAAAAACAAAATCAATCTTGTTAATCCGGCCAACAAAAGGCTAATAGATATTATCGTTATTGGTACTGGCCTTGCAGGAGGTTCTGCAGCTGCAACTTTAGCGGAGCTGGGATATAATGTAAAAGCTTTTTGTTATCAGGATTCACCAAGAAGAGCTCACTCAATTGCTGCTCAAGGTGGAATTAATGCTGCCAAGAACTATCAAGGTGATGGAGATTCAACGTATAGATTATTTTACGATACCGTAAAAGGTGGCGATTACCGATCACGTGAATCCAATGTTTATAGATTGGCAGAAGTTTCAACAAATATTATAGATCAATGCGTAGCACAAGGAGTTCCATTTGCTCGTGACTATGGTGGATATTTAGATAACCGTTCTTTTGGTGGTGTACTTGTATCTAGAACCTTTTACGCTAAAGGTCAAACTGGTCAGCAATTACTTTTGGGCGCTTACTCTGCAATGAACCGGCAGATTGCTCGAGGTAAGATTACGATGTACAATCGGCACGAAATGCTAGATGTAGTTGTGGTTGATAGTAAGGCGAGAGGAGTAATTGTCCGTGATTTAGTATCAGGAAAAATTGAAAGACATTCGGGACACGCCGTTGTACTTGGTTCTGGAGGTTACGGGAATGTATTTTACCTTTCTACAAATGCAATGGGATCAAATGTAACTGCTGCATGGAAAGCTCACAAAAGAGGTGCTTACTTTGCTAATCCTTGTTATACCCAAATCCATCCAACCTGTATCCCGGTTTCGGGAGAACATCAATCTAAACTGACCTTAATGTCAGAGTCGCTTAGAAATGATGGTCGTATTTGGGTACCAAAAAATTTAGAAGATGTAAAAGCAATCCGCGAAGGAAAATTAAAACCTACGGAGCTTTCAGAAGATAAAAGAGATTATTACTTAGAGAGAAGATATCCTGCTTTTGGAAATCTAGTACCTAGGGATGTTGCTTCCAGAGCAGCAAAAGAAAGATGTGATGAAGGTTATGGTGTAAACAAGACCGGCGAAGCGGTTTATTTAGATTTCGCCTCCGCCATAAAACGTTACGGTAAAGAGCAAGCTCACGTAAAAGGTTTGGATGAAAATGACGAAGCTTTAATTCAAAAATTAGGAAAAGAAGTCATTCAAAATAAATATGGCAATCTATTTCAGATGTACGAGAAAATCGTAGATCAGAATCCTTATGAAACACCAATGATGATTTATCCAGCCGTTCATTACACGATGGGTGGTCTTTGGGTAGATTACAATTTAATGACCAATGTAAAAGGTTTATACTGTATCGGCGAAGCCAATTTCTCTGATCACGGCGCAAACAGATTGGGTGCTTCGGCTCTAATGCAAGGATTGGCTGATGGTTATTTTGTTCTACCTTATACTATCGGCGATTATCTTTCTAGCGATATCCGTACCGGCAAAATTTCTACTGAAACCAAGGAATTTGATGAAGCTGAAAAAAATGTACGAGACAACATCAACCATTTGGTGAATAATAATGGAACTCATTCCGTAGACCATTTCCACAAACGATTAGGTAAGATTATGTGGGATAAATGTGGAATGGCAAGAAATGCTGAAGGATTAAGAAGTGCCATTGGAGAAATTTCAGCCTTAAGAAAAGAGTTCTGGAAAGATGTAAAGATCCCAGGAACTGCCGACGAATATAATGAAGAATTAGCAAAAGCTACCAGGGTTGCAGATTTCTTAGAGCTCGGAGAACTTTTTGCAAAAGATGCTTTGGCGAGAGAAGAATCTGCCGGCGGTCACTTTAGGGAAGAATATCAAACTGAAGATGGAGAAGCGTTAAGAAGACCAGAATTTCAGTATGTAGCCGCCTGGGAATACACAGGAGAACCAAGCGACGCCATTTTACATGTCGAGAATTTAGAATATGAAAATATTGAGGTAAAAGAGCGGAGTTATAAATAGTGAACCCGTTATTCGTTAAAAGTTGATAGTTAATTGGATTGAGTGAAATTAAAACATTTGAGGATTTGCAGTGTTGGATTAAATCCCGGGAGCTGCGTTTATTGATTTCTGATTTTATTAAATCTTTGCCAGAAGAAGAGAAATTCGATTTAATTTCCCAAATGAGAAGAGCTGCAAGATCAATAACTCACAATATTGCAGAAGGTTATGGAAGATATCATTTCAAAGAAAATGCTCAATTCTGTAGGATTTCTAGGGGCTCACTATACGAACTTCTTGACCAAACAATTACGGCCAGTGATGAGGGATATATGGATGAAAAGAGGTATAAACAAATTAGAGAATCTATTTTCGATTGTGTAAGGTTGCTAAATGGATATATAAATTATCTTACAAAGAGTGCCAAATAACTATTAACAGTTAACTAATAACTTTAAGTGAAGATATGAACTTAAACTTAAAAATATGGAGGCAGAAAGGTGCCAAGGACAAAGGTAAAATCGTTGATTATAAACTCGATGATGTTTCACCGGATATGTCTTTCTTGGAAATGCTCGATGTCCTAAATAATGATTTGATCAATAAGGGTGAAGAGCCCGTGGCGTTTGATCATGATTGCCGAGAAGGCATCTGTGGTTCTTGCTCATTGTATATCAATGGACGACCTCACGGTCCGGACAGATTTATTACGACCTGCCAACTGCATATGAGAAGCTTTAAAGACGGGGACACAATCGTCATAGAACCTTTTAGGTCCGCTGGTTTCCCGGTTATAAAAGATTTGATTATCGATAGGAGTTCGTTTGACAGGATTCAGCAATCTGGTGGATATATATCTATAAACACTTCAGGAAACACGATTGATGCAAATGCAATCCCAATTAACAAACATGATGCTGACAATGCATTTGATGCTGCCACCTGCATTGGGTGCGGCGCCTGTGTAGCTGCGTGCAAAAATGCATCAGCGATGCTTTTTGTTGGAGCAAAAGTTTCACAGTTTGCTTTATTACCTCAAGGAGAAGTTGAAGCCACAGACCGTGTACTAAGCATGGTGAAGCAGATGGATGAAGAAGGATTTGGAAACTGTAGCAATACAGGAGCGTGCGAAATTGAATGCCCTAAAGGAATTTCACTAGAAAATATCGCTAGGATGAATAGAGAATATTTGTCGGCTACAGCAAAAGCAACCTTAAAGCCATAGTGCTTTATCACATAGAATTATTAAAATCCTGAGCCAACGCTCAGGATTTTTGTTTCTTTACACTTTCAATCTAAGAGATGTTAGACACTAATTCCTACTATCAAAATAATGTTGCCCAATATACCCGCGAAATAAGCTCACTGCATAAAAAGCTTATAACCTACAGTACTCTACGAGTTCTTGCATTTGTGGCCACTGCATTAGGTATTTATTTCACCTATTCTTCAATCGTAGTGGTATTTGCCATCGTTATCGTAGGAATAGCTGTTTTTCTCTATCTGCTTGCTCAATACACCGACCTAAAGAAAAAGCACGATTTCAAGGAAGCACTATTAGAAATCAACGAACGAGAACTCAAAATCGGAGCGGGGAAATATCATGAATTATTTAGCGGTACTAAATATAAAGACCCAAATCACTTTTATTGTGAAGACATTGATTTATTCGGAATTGGTTCATTTTTTCAATATATAAATCGAACTAAAATAAGTTCTGGTGCTGATAAATTAGCTGAATATCTCCTAGCAAATGATGTGGAGGGCATTAAAAAGCGTCAAGATTCAATCAAGGAATTAGCAGAAATGCCAGAATGGAATCAAGATTTTACCGCGAATGCACAGCTGATTAAAGTTTCAACAACTTCTAGTAAGATTGAAGCTTGGCTGACCGATTATGTTCCGTTTTTGAGTTCTAAGTTAAAATGGTTGCCCCTAGCCTTTTCAATCGGAAGTTTTATCATTATTGCCCTAACCATTCTAGATATCGTGTCAATTTCGATATTATCCTATTGGTTTTTCTTGGGCTTGATAATAAGCGGGCGGTTTTTAAAGGGCACTAATAATTTGTCTGTTGCGGCAGATATGGCGAGAGATACCATAATCCAATATTCTGTTTTGATGAAACAGATTGAAAAAACCGAATTTAAGACAGAGAATTTAAAAGAAAACCGAAACAGACTTTTCAAAACAGATAAAAAGGCTTCGGTATTATTTAAGAAATTCGCGTCAGCACTAAATGGTTTAGATAATCGCAACAATCTAATCTACGGCGTCTTTGGCAACGGTTTTTTCTTGGCAGACCTTTATAATGTCACCAAAGTAGAAAACTGGATTATCAAGAATAAATCACTTATTCCGGAATGGTTTAGTGTTGTTGCTTATTTTGATGCGCAGGTAAGTTTGGGGACCTTTGGTTTTAATCATCCACAGTTTAATTATCCGCAACTAACCGACGATAGTTACGTGATAAAAGCAAAAGACTTAGGCCACCCATTATTAAAAACCGAAAAAAGAATCGACAATGACCTCGCCATTCACCCAGAGGAATTTTTTATTATTACTGGGGCGAATATGGCAGGAAAGAGCACCTTCTTGCGCACTGTTTCCTTATATATTGTAATGGCAAATACAGGACTACCGGTTTGTGCCAAGGAAAGCGTTTACTCGCCCGTTAAGTTAATTACAAGTATGCGTACTAGTGATTCTTTAAAGGACGAAAGTTCCTATTTCTTCTCTGAGCTTTCAAGACTGAAGTTTATCGTAGACGCCATTAAAATAGAACCCTATTTTATCATCTTGGACGAAATTTTGAAAGGAACCAATAGTACCGATAAAGCCATCGGATCTAGAAAGTTTGTTCAAAAGTTAGTTAATGGTAATGCCACCGGACTAATCGCGACGCATGATTTATCCTTATGTGAAATAGAAGAAGATTTAAGTGATGTGAAGAACTATTATTTCGACGCACAGATAATCGATGACGAACTCTATTTTGATTATACCTTTAAGAAAGGAATCTGTAAAAATATGAACGCAAGTTTCCTGCTCAAGAAAATGGAGATTATTTAAATGAAAAAACCCTCTCTAAATAAATAGAAAGGGTTTTGTATAGAATTACGTTTTGAATTAAGCTTGTATTGGCTCAATTGAAACGAAGGATTTTCCACCCCTTTTCTTTTCAAACTTAACAACACCATCTACTTTAGCGTGTAATGTATGGTCTTTTCCGAGATAAACATTATCACCTGGATGATGTGCTGTACCTCTTTGTCTTACTATGATGTTCCCAGCAATAGCAGCTTGACCTCCAAAAATCTTCACACCTAAGCGTTTCGATTCTGAATCTCTACCGTTCTTGGAACTACCAACACCTTTTTTATGAGCCATGGTTTTATATTTTTATAATTAACTTATTTTTTGTCTTTTAAAAGCTCAATTGCTTGTTCTACCCATTCTTCAGAATCAATCTTATCACGGGTAATACCATCGATAACTGAAAGTTCAACCTTATCGGCGGTTTTCAATTTGCTTATTTGCTCGTAAGTATAGATACCTACTTCATTTAAACGCTTTTCGTAAGCTGGACCGATACCGTTGATTTTTTTAAGATCATCTGCATCAGCTTTTTTAGCTGTACCAATGCTAGCAAGAACTTTTTCGCTGTTAAATTCAGCTACCGTTTCTGGTTCTGCTTCTTTAACTGGAGCTTTTTTAGTTTCTTCTTTTGCCTTTGGCTTAGCTTCAACTTTTTCTTCCTGTATTTTCTTAGCTTCTACCTTTTCTACTTTCTCAGCTTTTTTAGGAGCTTCTTTTGCCTTTGGCTTAGCTTCAACTTTTTCTTCCTGTATTTTCTTAGCTTCTACCTTTTCTACTTTCTCAGCTTTTTTAGGAGCTTCAGGTTTTGCAGCTTGGGCATCTTTATCGTCAGATTTCTTTTTGTCTGAAGTTGAGATACTTTCAATAACGATTTCAGACAGATATTGTCTGTGTCCGTTTTTCTTACGGTAACCTTTACGTCTTTTCTTTTTAAAGACAATTACCTTGTCACCTTTAAGGTGTCTTAAGACTTTCGCTCCGATAAGAGCTCCGCCTATAGCCGGGGCGCCGATTGTAATATTGTCACCATCACCAATTAGAAGAACATTATCGAAAGTTACTTTCTTTCCTTCTTCAGTAGATAAACGGTTGACAAATACTTTCTGGTCTTTTGCAATCTTAAATTGCTGCCCTGCTATCTCTACAATTGCGTACATAGCGTTTTGATTAAAATATTTGTTGTTTAATAATGTTTTCAAGAGAACTTACCCTTAAAAATTTTGCCCTAATATGCTGGACTTGCCCGCCGCAGCAAAAAAATTCTTTTTGCGAAGGCGGGTGCAAATATACGTCTAAATATTTAATCTGCAAATGAATTATTTCTTTTCAGGAGTGTTCCAACTTTCTTTAAAATATTGCATACAAGTCAAGGTTAGCACCACGGTAGATGCAAATCCCATTATTGCAACAACAAAAGCAACTAGACCAATATGCACATCGTAATCTCCTTTAAAAACCTCTAAAAGTTTGTCCAAAAACAATGGGTCGATTTCAGTTGCATAGAGAAGGAAGAACGCGGTAAATGCGATAGTCGAAATAAATCCGGTGAGAACACCGATGGTAAAACCGTTATAATAGGAGAAGCGCTTGCCTTGCTCCAATTTATATTCTTTGATGGCCGTATAGATACCAAAAGCGGTAATGACTCCATTAAAAAGACTAAAACCAGGTTTAGTATGTAACCCAAATAGGGCTAAGAATAAAAAGTAGGCAATCAAAATACCGGTTATAGCTAGACCGTAGCGTAAAGGAAGAAATATCTTTTTCATAAGGTTGGTAGTTTTCTAACCATTAAATTTCGTGAAAAATCAGCTATATCTACCACATTAATAGGCTTTTTTAATAAATCCTTAAGAGCATAACCCTTCAATTTATCTATTTTTGTCCTACATGTATCGCCGCATGGCATTTCTTTACCTAGCTGCGTCGAAATAACCCATAAAAATTATAAAATGATAAAAAAGAATTTGATTTCAACCCTGCTGTTTTGTGTGGTAGCTCTAGGCTATTCACAAAAAGTGGATTTTAAAGAATTTGATTTAGATAATGGCCTTCATGTTATTTTGCATAAAGACAATACGGCACCAGTGGTTACGGTTGGTGTTCTGTATGATGTAGGCGGAAAAGATTTAGGAGGCGATAATAATCCTGAAAGAACGGGTTTTGCTCACTTTTTTGAACATCTTTTGTTTGAAGGTACTGAAAACATTAAACGTGGGGAATGGGATAAGATTGAAGCATCTAACGGCGGAAGCGGTAATGCTGGGACCGATTACGATAAAACTTATTACTACGAGACTTATCCATCAAATTCACTAGAAACCATTCTTTGGATGGAATCCGAGAGAATGCTTCATCCTGTGATTGACCAAACTGGAGTCGATACTCAGAATGAAGTAGTCAAGGAAGAAAAAAGGTTAAGAAATGATAATGCGCCTTACGGACAATTATTATACGTTATTACCGAAAATCTTTTTCCAAATCACCCTTACGGCAATAAGCTAATAGGAGAAATGGAAGACTTAGATAATGCGACATTAGAAGAATTTAATGCGTTCTTTAAAAAATGGTATGGCCCAAATAACGCAGCCCTCGTCATCGCGGGTGATATTGATATCGATGATACTAAGGATCTGGTCAAAAAATATTTCAAGGACATTCCTAGAGGCAATGCTCCAGAAAGAGATTTTAAAAAGGAAGAACCGATTACCAAATCTAAAAAGGTTGAGTTCTATGATTCTAACATACAAATCCCTGCAATTATAGCAGCCTATAGAATTCCTGGTTTTACTGAAAGAGAATCCTATGTCCTTAATATGGTTTCTACTTATTTAAGCGATGGTAAAAGTTCTAAACTTTACAAAAAATTAGTAGACGAGAATAAACAGGCATTACAAGTCCAGGCCTTTAATCTGGCTTTAAAAGATTATGGCGTATATGCATTGTTTGCGTTGCCAATTGGAGATGTATCCTTAGATACGTTATTAACCGAAATGGATGAAGAAGTAGCGAAGATGAAGAATGAGTTGATATCTGAAAGAGACTATCAA
Encoded here:
- a CDS encoding Sortilin, neurotensin receptor 3 yields the protein MSFSKIAVTALFLLPAIINSQNAATSSDAVTKGLEVKTEKQKNSVVKNVPFRNIGPSIMSGRVVDLDVNPDNSTEFYVGYASGGLWYTNNNGTTFKPVIDSTNTQNVGEIAVDWKNGTIWVGTGENNASRSSYAGIGILKSTDKGKSWQNMGLKDSQHIGKILINPNNPDEVVVGVTGHLYSPNKERGVYKTTDGGKSWKQTLFVDDMSGIIDMQHSPNNFDVMFASSWTKDRKAWNFDGNGENSAIYKSTDGGDNWTKISTPESGFPTGTGVGRIGFAVYDDNTVYAIHDSQFRREEADDKAESRGLSKEDFKDMDVQTFLKLEDAKLDTFLEDNGFQDKYKAKSVKDMVKGNTVKPADLAKYLEDANALLFDSPVIGAEIYKSTDGGKSWKKTHDGFLEDLYYSYGYYFGHVHVSPENPDHIYTYGVPILKSKDGGKTFESIDGPNVHSDHHALWIDPKNPNHLINGNDGGINISYDDGENWIKNNSPSVGQFYFINTDNEKPYNVYGGLQDNGVWVGPHTATESARWYDSGQYPWESIMGGDGMQVQIDNRDANIVYTGFQFGSYYRLNRKTNERTSIQPKHELGENPYRFNWQSPILLSPHNQDIVYFGANKLFRSLDKGDNWNAISEDLTKGGKKGNVAYGTLTTISESPFQFGLIYTGSDDGNINVTMDGGASWKNVSTKLPAELWVSRVVASAHKKERVYASLNGYRSDDFRVYLYKSEDFGNTWTSISDDIPMSPVNVITEDPANENILYVGTDNGAYVSFNMGNSWEAFSSGLPSVAVHDIKVQAGQKDLLLGTHGRSIYIADIEALQGMNESKMNEDLVVFNVDDVRGSSRWGSKWGEWYDSFEPSINIGYYSKNSGKKKIQIKSDKGTILKEIDADAAKGFNYIDYDLSISEDSQKKLMKENPSIEIKKADNKKYYLPKGTYTIAIAGKETKFEIK
- a CDS encoding succinate dehydrogenase / fumarate reductase cytochrome b subunit, producing MSGIFNSTIGRKFAMALSAIFLMIFLLQHFVINFTSVFGPDTFNATSHFMGTFWAVQYTLQPILIAGVIFHFVMGFILEIRNNNARRKNYVKYRGEANSSWMSRNMIWTGLTILAFLGLHIYDFWLPEITTKYFDGDLSGLAADGVTFRYYEEMHHKFADLWRVIIYCVSFIFLSLHLLHGFNSAFQSIGAYNIYRKSMMGIGKAYAIIIPAGFIFIALFHYFNQ
- a CDS encoding succinate dehydrogenase subunit A; this translates as MALDSKIPKGPLAEKWTNHKNKINLVNPANKRLIDIIVIGTGLAGGSAAATLAELGYNVKAFCYQDSPRRAHSIAAQGGINAAKNYQGDGDSTYRLFYDTVKGGDYRSRESNVYRLAEVSTNIIDQCVAQGVPFARDYGGYLDNRSFGGVLVSRTFYAKGQTGQQLLLGAYSAMNRQIARGKITMYNRHEMLDVVVVDSKARGVIVRDLVSGKIERHSGHAVVLGSGGYGNVFYLSTNAMGSNVTAAWKAHKRGAYFANPCYTQIHPTCIPVSGEHQSKLTLMSESLRNDGRIWVPKNLEDVKAIREGKLKPTELSEDKRDYYLERRYPAFGNLVPRDVASRAAKERCDEGYGVNKTGEAVYLDFASAIKRYGKEQAHVKGLDENDEALIQKLGKEVIQNKYGNLFQMYEKIVDQNPYETPMMIYPAVHYTMGGLWVDYNLMTNVKGLYCIGEANFSDHGANRLGASALMQGLADGYFVLPYTIGDYLSSDIRTGKISTETKEFDEAEKNVRDNINHLVNNNGTHSVDHFHKRLGKIMWDKCGMARNAEGLRSAIGEISALRKEFWKDVKIPGTADEYNEELAKATRVADFLELGELFAKDALAREESAGGHFREEYQTEDGEALRRPEFQYVAAWEYTGEPSDAILHVENLEYENIEVKERSYK
- a CDS encoding four helix bundle protein, whose protein sequence is MSEIKTFEDLQCWIKSRELRLLISDFIKSLPEEEKFDLISQMRRAARSITHNIAEGYGRYHFKENAQFCRISRGSLYELLDQTITASDEGYMDEKRYKQIRESIFDCVRLLNGYINYLTKSAK
- a CDS encoding succinate dehydrogenase / fumarate reductase iron-sulfur subunit, encoding MNLNLKIWRQKGAKDKGKIVDYKLDDVSPDMSFLEMLDVLNNDLINKGEEPVAFDHDCREGICGSCSLYINGRPHGPDRFITTCQLHMRSFKDGDTIVIEPFRSAGFPVIKDLIIDRSSFDRIQQSGGYISINTSGNTIDANAIPINKHDADNAFDAATCIGCGACVAACKNASAMLFVGAKVSQFALLPQGEVEATDRVLSMVKQMDEEGFGNCSNTGACEIECPKGISLENIARMNREYLSATAKATLKP
- a CDS encoding MutS domain V, whose translation is MLDTNSYYQNNVAQYTREISSLHKKLITYSTLRVLAFVATALGIYFTYSSIVVVFAIVIVGIAVFLYLLAQYTDLKKKHDFKEALLEINERELKIGAGKYHELFSGTKYKDPNHFYCEDIDLFGIGSFFQYINRTKISSGADKLAEYLLANDVEGIKKRQDSIKELAEMPEWNQDFTANAQLIKVSTTSSKIEAWLTDYVPFLSSKLKWLPLAFSIGSFIIIALTILDIVSISILSYWFFLGLIISGRFLKGTNNLSVAADMARDTIIQYSVLMKQIEKTEFKTENLKENRNRLFKTDKKASVLFKKFASALNGLDNRNNLIYGVFGNGFFLADLYNVTKVENWIIKNKSLIPEWFSVVAYFDAQVSLGTFGFNHPQFNYPQLTDDSYVIKAKDLGHPLLKTEKRIDNDLAIHPEEFFIITGANMAGKSTFLRTVSLYIVMANTGLPVCAKESVYSPVKLITSMRTSDSLKDESSYFFSELSRLKFIVDAIKIEPYFIILDEILKGTNSTDKAIGSRKFVQKLVNGNATGLIATHDLSLCEIEEDLSDVKNYYFDAQIIDDELYFDYTFKKGICKNMNASFLLKKMEII
- a CDS encoding LSU ribosomal protein L27P, with translation MAHKKGVGSSKNGRDSESKRLGVKIFGGQAAIAGNIIVRQRGTAHHPGDNVYLGKDHTLHAKVDGVVKFEKKRGGKSFVSIEPIQA
- a CDS encoding large subunit ribosomal protein L21, giving the protein MYAIVEIAGQQFKIAKDQKVFVNRLSTEEGKKVTFDNVLLIGDGDNITIGAPAIGGALIGAKVLRHLKGDKVIVFKKKRRKGYRKKNGHRQYLSEIVIESISTSDKKKSDDKDAQAAKPEAPKKAEKVEKVEAKKIQEEKVEAKPKAKEAPKKAEKVEKVEAKKIQEEKVEAKPKAKEETKKAPVKEAEPETVAEFNSEKVLASIGTAKKADADDLKKINGIGPAYEKRLNEVGIYTYEQISKLKTADKVELSVIDGITRDKIDSEEWVEQAIELLKDKK
- a CDS encoding Predicted Zn-dependent peptidase: MIKKNLISTLLFCVVALGYSQKVDFKEFDLDNGLHVILHKDNTAPVVTVGVLYDVGGKDLGGDNNPERTGFAHFFEHLLFEGTENIKRGEWDKIEASNGGSGNAGTDYDKTYYYETYPSNSLETILWMESERMLHPVIDQTGVDTQNEVVKEEKRLRNDNAPYGQLLYVITENLFPNHPYGNKLIGEMEDLDNATLEEFNAFFKKWYGPNNAALVIAGDIDIDDTKDLVKKYFKDIPRGNAPERDFKKEEPITKSKKVEFYDSNIQIPAIIAAYRIPGFTERESYVLNMVSTYLSDGKSSKLYKKLVDENKQALQVQAFNLALKDYGVYALFALPIGDVSLDTLLTEMDEEVAKMKNELISERDYQKILNKFENDFVSSNSTSAGIASSLAEYFMIYGDVNLINTELETYKAITRQEIQDVVKKYLNPNQRIEIHYLPKTVNQ